The Actinomadura sp. WMMB 499 genome includes a window with the following:
- a CDS encoding SDR family oxidoreductase → MIITSSTAGLRGFGGTQGGGVGYAASKHGVVGLMRTFANALAPHGIRVNTVHPTAVRTMKAVNPGMTEWLEKNPEGGGPHLRNPMPVDMLEPGDISEAVALLASDNAKYITGVAMPVDAGFCKKLCSWSSEASRRTWSSRTPTWTTPSP, encoded by the coding sequence ATCATCATCACCAGCTCGACGGCCGGGCTGCGGGGGTTCGGCGGTACGCAGGGCGGCGGGGTCGGCTACGCGGCGTCCAAGCACGGCGTGGTCGGGCTGATGCGCACCTTCGCGAACGCGCTCGCACCGCACGGCATTCGGGTCAACACGGTCCACCCGACCGCGGTGCGGACGATGAAGGCGGTCAACCCGGGCATGACGGAGTGGCTCGAGAAGAACCCGGAGGGCGGCGGCCCGCACCTGCGGAACCCGATGCCGGTCGACATGCTCGAACCCGGCGACATCAGCGAGGCCGTCGCGTTGCTCGCCTCCGACAACGCCAAGTACATCACCGGCGTGGCCATGCCCGTCGACGCCGGTTTCTGCAAGAAGCTCTGCTCCTGGAGCTCGGAGGCAAGTCGGCGAACGTGGTCTTCCCGGACGCCGACCTGGACGACGCCGTCGCCCTGA
- a CDS encoding SDR family NAD(P)-dependent oxidoreductase: MIAAVADVRDPHALRAALNAGVAELGRLDIVCANAGIAPMAFRELTLEEEIEQWDAVVGVNLSGTFNTLKAALPHLIEGAAAARSSSPARRPGCGGSAVRRAAGSATRRPSTAWSG; this comes from the coding sequence ATGATCGCGGCCGTCGCCGACGTGCGCGACCCCCACGCGTTGCGGGCGGCGCTGAACGCGGGCGTGGCCGAGCTCGGACGGCTCGACATCGTCTGCGCCAACGCCGGGATCGCTCCGATGGCGTTCCGCGAGCTGACGCTCGAGGAGGAGATCGAGCAGTGGGACGCGGTCGTCGGCGTGAATCTCTCGGGGACGTTCAACACGCTCAAGGCGGCCCTGCCGCACCTGATCGAGGGGGCCGCGGCGGCTCGATCATCATCACCAGCTCGACGGCCGGGCTGCGGGGGTTCGGCGGTACGCAGGGCGGCGGGGTCGGCTACGCGGCGTCCAAGCACGGCGTGGTCGGGCTGA
- a CDS encoding SDR family oxidoreductase codes for MAASLPACRSRDEGDLAVQLSHCSSTSMPMLTSPIGRGGSPDDIARVALFCASDLSNFMTGSTLLADGGTTA; via the coding sequence GTGGCTGCGTCCCTGCCCGCGTGCCGCTCCCGTGATGAAGGCGACCTTGCCGTCCAGTTGTCCCACTGCTCCTCGACCTCCATGCCGATGCTGACCAGCCCGATCGGCCGAGGCGGCTCCCCCGACGACATCGCCCGCGTCGCCCTCTTCTGCGCCTCCGACCTCTCGAATTTCATGACGGGCAGCACGCTCCTCGCCGACGGCGGCACCACCGCCTGA
- a CDS encoding bifunctional 2-polyprenyl-6-hydroxyphenol methylase/3-demethylubiquinol 3-O-methyltransferase UbiG, which produces MSRWQDLTGGASGQDYAARFAALARTGRDMHGEARFCASLVPPGARVLDAGCGTGRVAIRLAEQGYDCVGVDLDASMLAVARQQAPDVPWYLADLATFDPAELGITGDFDLVVAAGNVMPLLASGTEAAAVARLAAVLRPGGLLVAGFGLDAAHLPVPPSITLRDYDAHCRAAGLDLTDRFATWDADPYDRGGYAVSVHRR; this is translated from the coding sequence ATGAGCCGTTGGCAAGATCTGACCGGGGGCGCGTCGGGACAGGACTACGCCGCCCGCTTCGCCGCGCTGGCCCGCACCGGCCGGGACATGCACGGCGAGGCCCGTTTCTGTGCCTCGCTCGTGCCGCCCGGCGCACGCGTGCTGGACGCCGGGTGCGGCACGGGGCGGGTCGCGATCAGGCTGGCGGAGCAGGGCTACGACTGCGTCGGTGTGGACCTCGACGCGTCGATGCTGGCCGTGGCGCGGCAGCAGGCGCCCGACGTGCCCTGGTACTTGGCCGATCTGGCCACCTTCGACCCGGCGGAGCTCGGCATCACCGGGGACTTCGACCTGGTGGTGGCCGCGGGCAACGTCATGCCGCTGCTCGCCTCCGGTACCGAGGCGGCCGCGGTGGCCCGGCTGGCCGCCGTCCTGCGCCCGGGCGGACTGCTCGTCGCCGGCTTCGGACTGGACGCCGCCCACCTGCCCGTGCCGCCGAGCATCACTCTGCGGGACTACGACGCGCACTGCCGCGCGGCCGGGCTCGATCTGACCGACCGGTTCGCCACCTGGGACGCGGACCCGTACGACCGGGGCGGGTACGCGGTGAGCGTGCACCGCCGCTGA
- a CDS encoding DoxX family protein, whose amino-acid sequence MLDTTVWVAQGFLALFFFAAGVPKIVGRGIDRWVGFDQVPRIMTIVIGVSEVAAAVALIVPGLIDRLEWTTPLAAVGIAVISLMASGFHLRAREWLAALETVLWASLAGTIAIARWDQLATGPSLSEDLLVPVLLALVPAIIVNLVFLARATSPAQTQDSSGPKHAGSGSARR is encoded by the coding sequence GTGCTGGACACTACCGTCTGGGTCGCGCAAGGCTTCCTAGCGCTCTTCTTCTTCGCCGCCGGCGTGCCCAAGATCGTCGGCAGGGGCATCGACCGCTGGGTCGGTTTCGACCAGGTGCCCCGGATCATGACCATCGTCATCGGCGTCAGCGAGGTCGCCGCGGCCGTCGCCCTCATCGTTCCGGGGCTCATCGACCGACTCGAATGGACCACCCCGCTGGCCGCTGTCGGCATCGCCGTCATCTCCCTGATGGCCAGCGGCTTCCACCTGCGTGCCCGCGAGTGGCTCGCCGCTCTCGAGACCGTGCTGTGGGCATCGCTCGCGGGAACGATCGCCATCGCCCGATGGGACCAGCTGGCCACCGGTCCCTCGCTCTCGGAGGACCTGCTCGTCCCGGTTCTGCTCGCTCTGGTACCCGCGATCATCGTCAACCTCGTCTTCCTGGCCCGCGCTACCTCGCCGGCCCAGACGCAGGACAGCAGCGGACCGAAGCACGCGGGGTCGGGATCGGCCCGTCGTTGA